Proteins encoded within one genomic window of Nonomuraea gerenzanensis:
- a CDS encoding DMT family transporter translates to MRNGMKNGILGAAAAMFLVGTLAGVSGLVGAYPIYGGQAVRYLVASVILLVITRVLGLRFVRLTWRETLCLLGLTLLGLVFFNVAVVESTRASGPALVGTVLGTVPLALALAGGRPAPRVLIGAGVVVTGATLATGLGSGTPESLLWALGALVGEVSFSLLAIPLLPKLGAIRVSAYSTTLAVPMLVVVGLIDAGTGMLRVPTPAEALGFAYLAVVVTVVAFFLWYNSLPKLGPGRAGLFAGLIPVAAIVTGAVLGVAMPTAYDLLGAGLVVAGILIGLSAERSGAKAAVRPSEA, encoded by the coding sequence ATGAGAAACGGCATGAAGAACGGCATCCTGGGCGCCGCCGCGGCCATGTTCCTGGTCGGGACGCTGGCGGGGGTCTCCGGTCTCGTCGGTGCATACCCCATATACGGCGGCCAGGCGGTTCGGTATCTCGTGGCTTCCGTCATCCTGCTTGTCATAACGAGAGTGCTCGGCCTTCGGTTCGTGCGATTGACGTGGCGCGAGACGCTCTGCCTGCTCGGGCTGACGCTGCTGGGCCTGGTGTTCTTCAACGTGGCCGTGGTGGAGTCCACCCGCGCCTCTGGGCCCGCGCTGGTGGGCACCGTGCTCGGCACCGTGCCGCTCGCCCTGGCGCTGGCCGGCGGCAGGCCCGCGCCCCGGGTGCTGATCGGGGCCGGGGTGGTGGTGACCGGGGCGACGCTGGCCACGGGGCTGGGCAGCGGCACCCCGGAGAGCCTGCTGTGGGCGCTGGGCGCGCTGGTGGGCGAGGTGAGCTTCTCCCTGCTGGCCATCCCGCTGCTGCCGAAGCTGGGGGCGATCCGGGTGTCGGCGTACTCGACCACGCTGGCCGTGCCCATGCTGGTCGTCGTCGGGCTGATCGACGCGGGGACGGGCATGCTCAGGGTGCCGACTCCGGCCGAGGCGCTCGGCTTCGCCTACCTGGCGGTCGTGGTGACCGTGGTGGCGTTCTTCCTCTGGTACAACTCGCTGCCCAAGCTGGGCCCTGGGCGGGCGGGGCTGTTCGCGGGGCTCATCCCGGTGGCGGCCATCGTCACGGGCGCGGTGCTCGGGGTCGCGATGCCCACGGCGTACGACCTCCTGGGAGCGGGGCTCGTGGTCGCCGGCATCCTGATCGGGCTCAGCGCCGAACGGTCGGGCGCCAAGGCGGCGGTGCGGCCGTCCGAGGCCTGA
- the pdxR gene encoding MocR-like pyridoxine biosynthesis transcription factor PdxR, with amino-acid sequence MADLHIQINRGKGGIAGQIAAELRESIRGGRLTPGTRLPATRDLATDLQVSRGVVVEAYEQLVAEGFLVSRVGVGTQVTPKNAAARTALRPRDPAPPRLRPARRTPSAPASPSYYGHRPTSPDLGHFPRERWLAAVRHVLTTVPSDALDYGDPGGVPELREELAAYLRRVRAADVRPENLIIVGGVAQGLSLALHVLTQQRAQQRAQQRAQQRAQERAQERAQQRALRLAVEDPTSHRQVPLLRRAGAHLVPVPVDEQGLDVRKLSGDAALVTPAHQFPTGVVLSPARRAALMEWAYAGHRVVLEDDYDAEFRFDRDPVGCLQGLAPDRVVLSGSVSKALAPGLRLGWVAAPPDLAEAIRRARGELDLGSPVIEQYALAHFLRTGGYDKHLRRMRREYRRRRDALVEALARELPRVRVRGIEAGLHVFLELPPGWDEGRTVAAARRLGLSAEAVGPMRDLPGAEAVVVGFARLPAHKAAEVVRGLKVSMSGQKVD; translated from the coding sequence ATGGCCGACCTCCATATCCAGATAAATCGCGGGAAGGGGGGCATTGCCGGGCAGATCGCGGCTGAGCTGCGCGAATCCATCCGCGGCGGGCGGCTCACGCCGGGCACCCGCCTGCCCGCCACCCGCGACCTCGCCACCGACCTCCAGGTCTCCAGGGGAGTCGTCGTGGAGGCGTACGAGCAACTGGTCGCCGAGGGCTTCCTGGTCTCCAGGGTGGGCGTCGGCACCCAGGTCACCCCCAAGAACGCCGCCGCCCGTACGGCACTCAGGCCGCGCGACCCGGCCCCGCCGCGGCTCAGGCCGGCCCGCCGGACGCCGAGCGCCCCGGCGTCGCCGTCGTACTACGGTCATCGCCCCACCTCCCCCGACCTCGGCCACTTCCCCCGTGAACGCTGGCTCGCGGCCGTCAGGCACGTCCTGACCACCGTACCCTCGGACGCCCTCGATTACGGGGACCCCGGCGGCGTGCCTGAGCTGCGCGAAGAGCTGGCCGCCTACCTCCGGCGGGTCAGGGCGGCCGACGTGCGCCCCGAGAACCTGATCATCGTGGGCGGCGTGGCGCAGGGGCTGAGCCTGGCTCTGCACGTGCTGACCCAGCAGCGGGCCCAGCAGCGGGCCCAGCAGCGGGCACAGCAGCGGGCACAGGAGCGGGCACAGGAGCGGGCCCAGCAGAGGGCGCTGCGGCTGGCCGTGGAGGATCCGACCAGCCACCGCCAGGTGCCGCTGCTGCGCCGGGCCGGTGCGCACCTGGTGCCGGTGCCGGTGGACGAGCAGGGCCTCGACGTACGCAAGCTGAGCGGTGACGCCGCGCTGGTGACGCCCGCCCACCAGTTCCCGACCGGGGTGGTGCTCTCGCCGGCGCGCCGGGCGGCGCTGATGGAGTGGGCGTACGCGGGTCACCGGGTCGTCCTGGAGGACGACTACGACGCTGAGTTCCGCTTCGACCGCGACCCCGTGGGCTGCCTGCAAGGGCTGGCGCCCGACCGGGTCGTCCTCTCGGGCAGTGTGAGCAAGGCCCTGGCCCCCGGTCTGCGGCTCGGCTGGGTGGCCGCGCCGCCCGACCTGGCAGAGGCCATCCGCCGGGCGCGGGGGGAGCTCGACCTCGGCTCTCCGGTGATCGAGCAGTACGCGCTGGCGCACTTCCTGCGTACCGGAGGCTATGACAAGCACCTGCGGCGGATGCGCAGGGAGTACCGCCGCCGCCGGGACGCCCTGGTCGAGGCGCTGGCCCGGGAGCTGCCCCGGGTGCGGGTCAGGGGCATCGAGGCCGGGCTGCACGTGTTCCTGGAGCTGCCGCCGGGCTGGGACGAGGGGCGCACCGTGGCCGCCGCGCGCCGGCTGGGCCTGTCGGCGGAGGCGGTGGGGCCGATGCGGGACCTGCCCGGGGCGGAGGCCGTGGTGGTGGGGTTCGCGCGGCTGCCGGCGCACAAGGCGGCCGAGGTCGTGCGCGGGTTGAAGGTCAGCATGTCAGGACAAAAGGTTGACTGA
- a CDS encoding DUF5999 family protein has translation MCSHKPVCPSADSLDRERSHVISSHPDQGWSLLCNGVVLFEDTGLLLPDGSVVAPHRAPVAA, from the coding sequence ATGTGCAGTCACAAGCCCGTTTGCCCCAGTGCCGACTCCCTCGACCGTGAGCGGTCGCACGTGATCTCGTCCCATCCCGACCAGGGGTGGAGCCTTCTCTGCAACGGCGTCGTGCTGTTCGAGGACACCGGTCTGCTGCTGCCCGACGGCTCCGTCGTGGCGCCGCACCGGGCCCCGGTGGCCGCGTGA
- a CDS encoding 3-hydroxybutyrate dehydrogenase, giving the protein MAKELTGRTALVTGAGAGIGAACARRLAAAGARVLVVDLRAEPAEKVAAEVGGTAVVADLSEPGFVAALPDEPVDIVVNNAGFQHVAPIEEFPPEVFATMLRVMVEAPFLIARRVLPGMYARGWGRFVNISSVHGLRASPFKSAYTTAKHGLEGFSKVVALEGAPHGVTSVCVCPAYVRTGLVEAQIADQAKVHGIAEEEVVRDIMLAPAAIKRLIEPEEVAELVAYLCGPAGSFVTGVSLPVDGGWTAR; this is encoded by the coding sequence ATGGCGAAGGAGCTGACGGGGCGCACCGCGCTGGTGACGGGGGCCGGGGCCGGCATCGGGGCCGCGTGCGCCCGGCGGCTGGCCGCGGCGGGGGCCAGGGTGCTGGTCGTGGACCTGCGGGCCGAGCCCGCGGAGAAGGTGGCCGCCGAGGTGGGCGGCACCGCGGTGGTGGCCGACCTGAGCGAGCCCGGCTTCGTGGCGGCGCTGCCCGACGAGCCGGTGGACATCGTGGTCAACAACGCCGGGTTCCAGCACGTGGCGCCGATCGAGGAGTTCCCGCCCGAGGTGTTCGCCACCATGCTCAGGGTGATGGTCGAGGCGCCGTTCCTGATCGCGCGCAGGGTGCTGCCCGGCATGTACGCCAGGGGCTGGGGCCGGTTCGTGAACATCTCGTCCGTGCACGGGCTGCGGGCCTCGCCGTTCAAGTCGGCGTACACGACGGCCAAGCACGGGCTGGAGGGGTTCTCCAAGGTCGTGGCGCTCGAAGGGGCCCCGCACGGCGTCACCTCGGTCTGCGTCTGCCCCGCGTACGTGCGCACCGGGCTGGTCGAGGCGCAGATCGCCGACCAGGCCAAGGTGCACGGCATCGCCGAGGAGGAGGTCGTGCGGGACATCATGCTCGCGCCGGCCGCGATCAAGCGGCTGATCGAGCCCGAGGAGGTGGCCGAGCTGGTCGCCTACCTGTGCGGCCCGGCCGGATCGTTCGTCACGGGCGTGTCGCTGCCGGTGGACGGCGGCTGGACGGCGCGGTAG
- a CDS encoding serine/threonine-protein kinase codes for MRAPSGYLLAARYRLVEPVGRGGMGTVWRAHDELLDRDVAVKEVRLPSVLDEELRAELCARTEREGRATAMVAHPSVITVFDVVTEDDRPWIVMELLRAKSLEQLIQEEGPLHPRKAAEIGRQILGALRAVHAKGILHRDVKPSNVLVTEDRAVLTDFGLAALEGDVSITQAGIVLGSAGYIAPERVLGSKASPAADLWSLGATLYTAVEGRGLHGRRTAAAALAALTSGEPIPMTKAGPLAPVLDALLRIDPATRLDSVRASLMLTRVAAGGSAEEPLTPRRPARPASPIPIPQSPFVRRPAHRGLHRADPPAGTVNVPSPRQERKPGEGVHRKRVEPRPAPSAYARFKATVIKLCLPRRFWPRELRKRG; via the coding sequence ATGCGTGCGCCATCCGGTTACCTACTCGCCGCGCGCTATCGGCTCGTGGAGCCGGTTGGTCGCGGCGGCATGGGCACCGTTTGGCGGGCACATGACGAGCTGCTCGACCGGGACGTGGCGGTCAAGGAAGTGCGGTTGCCGTCGGTGCTCGACGAGGAGCTGCGTGCCGAGCTGTGCGCGCGCACCGAGCGCGAGGGCCGGGCGACCGCCATGGTCGCGCACCCCTCGGTGATCACCGTCTTCGACGTGGTCACGGAGGACGACCGGCCGTGGATCGTGATGGAGCTGCTGCGGGCCAAGTCCCTTGAGCAGCTCATCCAGGAGGAAGGACCGCTCCACCCGCGCAAGGCCGCCGAGATCGGCCGGCAGATCCTGGGCGCGCTGCGGGCGGTGCACGCCAAGGGCATCCTGCACCGCGACGTCAAGCCCAGCAACGTGCTGGTGACCGAGGACCGCGCGGTGCTCACCGACTTCGGCCTGGCCGCCCTCGAAGGTGACGTTTCCATCACCCAGGCGGGCATCGTCCTCGGGTCCGCCGGATACATCGCTCCAGAGCGGGTGCTCGGCTCCAAGGCCAGCCCCGCCGCGGACCTGTGGTCGCTCGGCGCGACCCTCTACACCGCCGTCGAGGGCCGGGGTCTGCACGGCAGGCGTACGGCCGCCGCCGCCCTCGCGGCCCTGACCAGCGGCGAGCCGATCCCGATGACCAAGGCGGGCCCGCTGGCCCCCGTGCTCGACGCGCTGCTCAGGATCGACCCGGCGACCAGGCTCGACTCCGTGCGCGCCTCGCTCATGCTGACCAGGGTCGCCGCCGGCGGCTCCGCGGAGGAGCCGCTGACCCCGCGCAGGCCCGCGCGCCCCGCCTCGCCGATCCCCATCCCCCAGAGCCCTTTCGTCCGCAGGCCCGCGCACCGCGGGCTGCACCGGGCGGACCCGCCGGCGGGCACCGTGAACGTGCCCTCGCCGCGGCAGGAACGTAAACCGGGCGAGGGCGTGCACAGGAAGCGCGTGGAACCACGACCGGCGCCGTCGGCTTATGCCCGATTCAAAGCGACGGTGATAAAGTTGTGTCTTCCTCGGCGGTTCTGGCCAAGAGAACTTCGCAAGCGAGGGTAA
- the trpD gene encoding anthranilate phosphoribosyltransferase, whose translation MTTTWPRILTTLLDGTSLTARQAGWAMDQIMSGLATDAQIAAFAVALRAKGESVAEVSGLADGMLAKAAAIRVSGDPVDLVGTGGDQANTVNVSTMAAIVTAAAGAKVVKHGGRAASSMAGSADVLEELGVVIDLPPADVVRVADEVGITFCFSATFNPALRRTSQPRRELGVPTVFNFLGPLANPALPPAQAVGVYHPTMAPVMAGVLAERGCSALVFRGDDGLDELTTCGPSTIWVVRRGRVTQTSFDPLDLSIPRARPEDLRGGDARHNAAVARAVLSGEQGPVRDIVLLNAAAALVAADGTPPAAELGPALAAGHKRAADAVDSGAALSLLTRWAHATRTVRA comes from the coding sequence ATGACCACCACCTGGCCACGGATCCTCACCACGCTGCTCGACGGCACCTCGCTCACCGCGCGCCAGGCCGGCTGGGCCATGGACCAGATCATGTCCGGCCTGGCCACCGACGCCCAGATCGCCGCGTTCGCCGTCGCGCTGCGCGCCAAGGGCGAGAGCGTGGCGGAGGTGTCGGGGCTGGCCGACGGCATGCTGGCCAAGGCCGCGGCCATCCGGGTGTCCGGCGACCCCGTCGACCTGGTCGGCACCGGCGGCGATCAGGCCAACACCGTGAACGTCTCCACCATGGCCGCCATCGTGACCGCCGCCGCCGGGGCCAAGGTCGTCAAGCACGGCGGCAGGGCCGCCTCCTCCATGGCGGGCTCCGCCGACGTGCTGGAGGAGCTGGGCGTGGTCATCGACCTGCCGCCCGCCGACGTGGTGCGCGTCGCGGACGAGGTGGGGATCACGTTCTGCTTCTCCGCCACCTTCAACCCGGCGCTGAGACGCACCTCCCAGCCGCGCCGCGAGCTGGGTGTCCCCACCGTCTTCAACTTCCTCGGCCCGCTCGCCAACCCCGCCCTGCCGCCCGCGCAGGCCGTCGGCGTCTACCACCCGACCATGGCGCCGGTCATGGCGGGCGTGCTGGCCGAGCGCGGCTGCTCCGCGCTCGTCTTCAGGGGCGACGACGGGCTCGACGAGCTGACGACCTGCGGCCCCTCCACGATCTGGGTGGTACGCAGGGGACGCGTCACGCAGACGAGCTTCGACCCGCTCGACCTGTCGATCCCCCGCGCCAGACCCGAGGACCTGCGCGGCGGCGACGCCCGGCACAACGCCGCCGTGGCCCGTGCCGTGCTCTCCGGCGAGCAGGGCCCCGTGCGCGACATCGTGCTGCTCAACGCCGCCGCCGCCCTGGTGGCCGCCGACGGCACCCCGCCGGCGGCCGAGCTCGGGCCCGCGCTGGCGGCCGGTCACAAGCGGGCCGCCGACGCCGTGGACTCCGGTGCGGCGCTCTCGCTGCTCACCCGCTGGGCGCACGCCACACGGACGGTCAGGGCCTAG
- a CDS encoding serine/threonine-protein kinase produces the protein MPEQQTRLLAERYELITPLGRGTMGTVWRARDRALGREVAVKEIRQDSGLTEEQRAELRERMVREGRLAARINHPSVASIHDVLIHDNSPWIIMELIEARSLEQVIEEEGPLPPRLVAEIGVDLLGALRAAHAQGITHRDVKPGNVLITESGRVVLTDFGIAKAEGDSRLTKTGMVIGSPGYTAPERARGEYTGPESDIWSLGATLYFAVEGRPAYERSTIAETLAALLTENADPPTQAGQLRPVLNGLLNKDYRQRLSAAKAETLLRMVADTPTSEMPVLTAEALMAQEAAMPDPFAAPKDSSGPAPGGQGGRGPAGQPPYGQPGQRPGGQNGPQPGQGPGQNGPQPGGPVPAGAGGPGAQGHGTQGHGTQGHGGPGGSGVGHAMQGVGGPQAPTGPNAFSGPPAAYSPPGQRPPGAQGPASGPGAPSGPQPVPGPGGRPGSQPVAGRGGPSGPQPASGPQPASGPQPASGRPGYGPGAPSGPHAQGPHAQGPHASAPGPNAPTVPQASGAGYPQGQQNFASQPPGQATGPESDYDPERTVSISRPKGPFPGAQEQGGQPRRPSDEGSMATTRIPKGSPGQQVYPVPTPPPGQPQQSQPQQSQQQPPQPQQGRQLGGHGLGTDLFAIAGPPEEKRPAANRNGMLVLMAVAAAAAVVIAVLIVALFSS, from the coding sequence ATGCCGGAACAGCAGACACGCCTGCTCGCGGAGCGCTACGAGCTCATCACCCCGCTCGGGCGGGGCACGATGGGCACCGTCTGGCGCGCCCGCGACCGCGCGCTCGGGCGCGAGGTGGCGGTCAAGGAAATCCGCCAGGACTCGGGTCTCACCGAGGAACAGCGGGCCGAGCTGCGCGAACGTATGGTGCGCGAGGGCCGCCTCGCCGCGAGGATCAACCACCCGTCGGTGGCCTCCATCCACGACGTGCTGATCCACGACAACAGCCCCTGGATCATCATGGAGCTCATCGAGGCCCGCTCGCTGGAGCAGGTGATCGAGGAGGAGGGGCCGCTGCCGCCACGCCTGGTGGCCGAGATCGGCGTGGACCTCCTCGGGGCGCTGCGCGCGGCGCACGCCCAGGGCATCACCCACCGCGACGTCAAGCCGGGCAACGTGCTCATCACCGAGAGCGGGCGCGTGGTGCTGACGGACTTCGGCATCGCCAAGGCCGAGGGCGACTCCCGGCTGACGAAGACCGGCATGGTGATCGGCTCACCCGGCTACACCGCGCCGGAACGTGCCAGGGGTGAGTACACCGGCCCCGAGTCCGACATCTGGTCGCTCGGCGCCACGCTCTACTTCGCCGTCGAGGGGCGGCCCGCCTACGAGCGGTCCACGATCGCGGAGACGCTGGCGGCGCTGCTCACCGAGAACGCCGACCCGCCGACGCAGGCGGGGCAGCTCAGGCCCGTGCTGAACGGGCTGCTGAACAAGGACTACCGGCAGCGGCTCAGCGCTGCCAAGGCGGAGACCCTGCTGCGCATGGTCGCCGACACCCCGACGAGCGAGATGCCGGTGCTGACGGCCGAGGCTCTTATGGCGCAGGAGGCCGCTATGCCCGATCCGTTCGCCGCTCCCAAGGATTCCTCAGGTCCCGCCCCGGGCGGGCAGGGCGGTCGCGGGCCTGCCGGTCAGCCGCCTTACGGTCAGCCCGGTCAGCGGCCCGGCGGCCAGAACGGGCCCCAGCCCGGTCAGGGGCCCGGCCAGAACGGGCCCCAGCCCGGCGGCCCGGTGCCCGCCGGGGCTGGAGGGCCCGGCGCCCAGGGACACGGCACGCAGGGACACGGCACGCAAGGGCACGGCGGGCCGGGTGGCTCCGGAGTGGGGCACGCGATGCAGGGCGTGGGCGGGCCTCAGGCGCCCACCGGGCCGAACGCCTTCAGCGGGCCGCCCGCCGCGTACAGCCCGCCCGGACAGCGCCCGCCCGGAGCCCAGGGCCCCGCGTCGGGGCCGGGCGCCCCGTCGGGGCCGCAGCCCGTCCCCGGACCGGGCGGCCGGCCGGGATCACAGCCCGTCGCAGGACGCGGCGGCCCGTCGGGCCCGCAGCCCGCCTCAGGCCCGCAGCCCGCTTCAGGGCCGCAGCCCGCCTCGGGGCGTCCCGGCTACGGCCCCGGCGCCCCGTCAGGACCGCACGCGCAGGGACCGCACGCGCAGGGACCGCACGCATCGGCGCCCGGCCCGAACGCGCCCACCGTGCCGCAGGCGTCCGGAGCCGGCTACCCGCAGGGACAGCAGAACTTCGCCTCCCAGCCCCCCGGCCAGGCCACCGGCCCGGAAAGCGACTACGACCCCGAGCGCACGGTGAGCATCTCCCGCCCCAAGGGCCCCTTCCCCGGCGCCCAGGAGCAGGGCGGCCAGCCGCGACGCCCGTCCGACGAGGGCTCCATGGCGACCACCCGCATCCCGAAGGGCTCCCCCGGTCAGCAGGTCTACCCGGTGCCCACACCCCCGCCGGGCCAGCCCCAGCAGAGCCAGCCCCAGCAGAGCCAGCAGCAACCGCCGCAACCTCAGCAGGGCCGGCAGCTGGGCGGGCACGGCCTGGGCACGGACCTGTTCGCGATCGCGGGCCCGCCGGAGGAGAAGCGCCCCGCGGCCAACCGCAACGGCATGCTGGTGCTCATGGCGGTGGCCGCCGCGGCCGCCGTGGTGATCGCCGTGCTGATCGTGGCCCTGTTCTCCAGCTGA
- a CDS encoding class II fumarate hydratase, whose amino-acid sequence MSEFRIEHDSMGEVRVPAGAKWRAQTQRAVENFPISGRPLEPSHIAALGLIKAVAAEVNGELGVIDKDLAEAIAQAAADVAENEHDGDFPIDVFQTGSGTSSNMNANEVIATLAEERLGRPVHPNDHVNASQSSNDVFPTSIHVAAATEVSFHLLPSLRHLAEALREKAIEFDGVVKSGRTHLMDATPVTLGQEFGGYASQIEHGVVRVSAALEHVLELPLGGTAVGTGINTPQGFAQEAIAKLREATGIAFQEAPDHFEAQSAQDSIVELSGQLKVVAVSLTKIANDLRWMGSGPRAGLGEINLPDLQPGSSIMPGKVNPVIPEATAMVAAQVIGNDAAITFAGASGTFELNVQLPLIARNILESIRLLANVSRLLADRCVAGITANVERLREYAESSPSIVTPLNKYVGYEEAAKIAKQALAERKTIREVVIERGHVADGKLTEEQLDAALDVLSMTRP is encoded by the coding sequence ATGAGTGAGTTCCGGATCGAACATGACTCGATGGGCGAGGTACGCGTCCCGGCAGGCGCCAAGTGGCGTGCGCAGACCCAGCGGGCGGTGGAGAATTTCCCGATCTCCGGCAGGCCGCTGGAGCCGTCGCACATCGCCGCGCTCGGCCTGATCAAGGCGGTGGCGGCGGAGGTCAACGGCGAGCTGGGCGTGATCGACAAGGACCTGGCCGAGGCGATCGCGCAGGCCGCCGCCGACGTGGCGGAGAACGAGCACGACGGCGACTTCCCGATCGACGTCTTCCAGACCGGCTCGGGCACCTCGTCCAACATGAACGCCAACGAGGTGATCGCGACGCTGGCCGAGGAGCGGCTGGGCCGTCCCGTGCACCCCAACGACCACGTGAACGCCTCGCAGTCGTCCAACGACGTGTTCCCCACCTCGATCCACGTGGCGGCGGCCACCGAGGTGAGCTTCCACCTGCTGCCCTCGCTCAGGCACCTGGCGGAGGCGCTCAGGGAGAAGGCGATCGAGTTCGACGGCGTGGTGAAGTCGGGCCGCACGCACCTGATGGACGCCACGCCGGTGACCCTGGGCCAGGAGTTCGGCGGGTACGCCTCGCAGATCGAGCACGGTGTCGTCCGCGTCTCGGCGGCCCTGGAGCACGTGCTGGAGCTGCCGCTGGGCGGCACCGCCGTGGGCACGGGCATCAACACCCCGCAGGGCTTCGCCCAGGAGGCCATCGCGAAGCTGCGCGAGGCGACCGGCATCGCCTTCCAGGAGGCCCCCGACCACTTCGAGGCCCAGAGCGCCCAGGACTCGATCGTGGAGCTGTCGGGGCAGCTCAAGGTGGTCGCCGTGTCACTCACCAAGATCGCCAACGACCTGCGGTGGATGGGCTCGGGGCCGCGCGCGGGGCTCGGCGAGATCAACCTGCCCGACCTGCAGCCGGGCTCGTCGATCATGCCGGGCAAGGTCAACCCGGTGATCCCCGAGGCCACGGCCATGGTCGCGGCCCAGGTGATCGGGAACGACGCGGCGATCACGTTCGCCGGCGCGTCGGGCACCTTCGAGCTGAACGTGCAGCTCCCCCTCATCGCGCGCAACATCCTGGAGTCGATCAGGCTGCTGGCCAACGTCTCGCGCCTGCTCGCCGACCGCTGCGTCGCCGGCATCACGGCGAACGTGGAGCGCCTGCGCGAGTACGCCGAGTCGTCCCCGTCGATCGTCACCCCGCTGAACAAGTACGTCGGCTACGAGGAGGCGGCGAAGATCGCCAAGCAGGCCCTGGCGGAGCGCAAGACGATCAGGGAGGTCGTCATCGAGCGCGGCCACGTGGCCGACGGCAAGCTCACGGAGGAGCAGCTCGACGCCGCGCTCGACGTGCTCTCGATGACTAGGCCCTGA
- a CDS encoding fumarate hydratase — MGEFDYTDLLPLGADETEYRLITSEGVRKVEAAGRTFLEVAPEALRLLTETAVHDISHFLRASHLAQLRKIVDDPESSGNDRFVALDLLKNASISAGGVLPMCQDTGTAIVMGKRGRHVLTDGQDAEHISRGVYDAYTKLNLRYSQMAPLTMWEEKNTGSNLPAQVELYAEDPHGHPDEYKLLFMAKGGGSANKSFLYQETKAVLNEKRMMAFLEEKIRSLGTAACPPYHLAVVVGGTSAEYALKTAKYASARYLDSIPTEGSPSGHGFRDLEVEAKVFELTQKLGIGAQFGGKYFCHDVRVIRLPRHGASCPVAIAVSCSADRQALAKITPEGVFLEKLETDPARFLPETTDEHLSDDVVSIDLNRPMPEILAELTKYPVKTRLSLTGPLVVARDIAHAKIAELLDNGGEMPQYLKDHAVYYAGPAKTPQGYASGSFGPTTAGRMDSYVERFQAAGGSMVMLAKGNRSKQVTQACEQYGGFYLGSIGGPAARLAQDCIKKVEVLEYPELGMEAVWKIEVVDFPAFIVVDDKGEDFFTDKTGPVLSIGRR; from the coding sequence ATGGGCGAGTTCGACTACACCGACCTGCTGCCGCTTGGAGCCGACGAGACGGAATATCGGCTGATCACCTCGGAGGGGGTGCGGAAGGTCGAGGCGGCCGGGCGTACGTTCCTCGAAGTCGCCCCCGAGGCGCTGCGCCTGCTCACCGAAACGGCCGTCCACGACATCTCCCACTTCCTGCGTGCCTCGCACCTCGCCCAGCTCAGGAAGATCGTCGATGACCCCGAGTCCAGCGGCAACGACCGCTTCGTCGCCCTCGACCTGCTGAAGAACGCCTCCATCTCGGCCGGCGGCGTGCTGCCGATGTGCCAGGACACCGGCACCGCCATCGTCATGGGCAAGCGCGGCCGCCACGTGCTGACCGACGGTCAGGACGCCGAGCACATCTCGCGCGGCGTGTACGACGCCTACACCAAGCTCAACCTGCGCTACTCCCAGATGGCCCCGCTGACCATGTGGGAGGAGAAGAACACCGGCAGCAACCTGCCGGCCCAGGTCGAGCTGTACGCCGAGGACCCCCACGGGCACCCCGACGAGTACAAGCTGCTGTTCATGGCCAAGGGCGGCGGCTCGGCCAACAAGTCGTTCCTGTACCAGGAGACCAAGGCCGTGCTCAACGAGAAGCGCATGATGGCCTTCCTGGAGGAGAAGATCCGCTCGCTCGGGACGGCGGCCTGCCCGCCGTACCACCTGGCCGTCGTCGTGGGCGGCACCTCCGCCGAGTACGCGCTCAAGACCGCCAAGTACGCCAGCGCCCGCTACCTCGACTCGATCCCCACCGAGGGCTCGCCCTCCGGGCACGGGTTCAGGGACCTGGAGGTGGAGGCCAAGGTCTTCGAGCTGACGCAGAAGCTGGGCATCGGGGCGCAGTTCGGCGGCAAGTACTTCTGCCACGACGTGCGCGTCATCCGCCTGCCCCGGCACGGCGCCTCCTGCCCGGTCGCCATCGCCGTCTCCTGCTCCGCCGACCGCCAGGCGCTCGCCAAGATCACGCCCGAGGGGGTCTTCCTGGAGAAGCTGGAGACCGACCCGGCCCGCTTCCTGCCCGAGACCACCGACGAGCACCTCTCCGACGACGTCGTCTCCATCGACCTCAACCGCCCGATGCCGGAGATCCTCGCCGAGCTCACCAAGTACCCCGTCAAGACCCGCCTGTCCCTCACCGGCCCCCTGGTCGTCGCCCGTGACATCGCGCACGCCAAGATCGCCGAGCTGCTGGACAACGGCGGCGAGATGCCCCAGTACCTCAAGGACCACGCCGTCTACTACGCCGGTCCGGCCAAGACCCCGCAGGGCTACGCCTCCGGCTCATTCGGGCCGACGACGGCGGGGCGCATGGACTCCTACGTGGAGCGCTTCCAGGCGGCGGGCGGGTCGATGGTGATGCTGGCCAAGGGGAACCGGTCCAAGCAGGTCACGCAGGCCTGTGAGCAGTACGGCGGGTTCTACCTGGGCTCCATCGGCGGGCCCGCGGCGCGGCTGGCGCAGGACTGCATCAAGAAGGTGGAGGTGCTGGAGTATCCCGAGCTGGGGATGGAGGCGGTGTGGAAGATCGAGGTGGTGGACTTCCCCGCGTTCATCGTCGTGGACGACAAGGGCGAGGACTTCTTCACCGACAAGACCGGGCCGGTCCTGTCCATCGGCCGCCGCTGA